One segment of Phaenicophaeus curvirostris isolate KB17595 unplaced genomic scaffold, BPBGC_Pcur_1.0 scaffold_366, whole genome shotgun sequence DNA contains the following:
- the LOC138734988 gene encoding basic salivary proline-rich protein 3-like isoform X11, with translation MAARERRRRQEVAARDPPPPRDPPGDSREPPTPRDPPGPPRDPPGTPQPWREGAGGARRGEGPERRAGPPSRAGPGRGRAGSRAERPRTPHEAPGRRRRGGKTPTPNPKAAGGDRGEEPEPRARRAKRTHPPPASPSPTAATAPPPRPPSPPPAFDYEKPPECPLPPPKRPPRAPQLYEVLWGENTRLREQLQETELKLSQSRLELERLTQRQERIAERPALLELERFERRALELKAAELEEELKQARQVTPGTTGTPETHGDPRDPRDPRGPTETPQRPHGDPRRPHRDPTETHGDPQRPHGDPRRPHGDPQRPHGDPTETPETPQRPPRPTETHRDPRRPHRDPTETPETHRDPTETHGDPRRPPRPHGDPQRPHRDPTETPRRPHRDPETHGDPQRPHGDPAETPRDPRRDPRRDPLAKPVAKPPA, from the exons ATGGCGGCTCGAGAGCGGCGGAGGCGCCAGGAGGTGGCGGCCCGggaccccccgcccccccgggaCCCGCCGGGGGACTCCCGGGAGCCTCCAACCCCCCGGGACCCGCCGggacccccccgggacccccccgggaccccgCAGCCATGgcgggaaggggcggggggcgcgcgcCGAGGGGAGGGGCCGGAGCGGAGAGCag GCCCCCCGAGCCGCGCAGGACCCGGACGCGGCCGAGCCGGCAGCCGCGCCGAGCGGCCCAG gaccccacaCGAGGCTCCCGGACGGCGCCGCAGGGGAGGAAAG ACGCCGACCCCGAACCCCAAAGCCGCCGGCGGCGACCGCGGAGAGGAGCCGGAACCGAG GGCTCGGAGAGCGAAGAGGACGCACCCCCCGCCAG cctcccccagccccacagcggccaccgcgccccccccccgacccccctcaccccccccggCCTTCGACTACGAGAAG ccccccgAGTGCCCCCTGCCGCCCCCCAAGCgccccccccgtgccccccagcTGTACGAGGTGCTGTGGGGGGAGAACACGCGGCTGcgggagcagctgcaggagacGGAGCTGAAGCTGAGCCAGAGCCGCCTGGAGCTCGAGCGCCTCACGCag CGCCAGGAGCGAATCGCGGAGCGGCCGGCGCTGCTGGAGCTCGAGAGATTC gAGCGTCGAGCGCTGGAGCTGAAGGCGGCcgagctggaggaggagctgaag CAAGCTCGCCAAGTGACCCCGGGGACCACGGGGACCCCCGAGACCCACGGGGACCCCCGAGACCCCCGAGACCCAcggggacccacagagaccccacagagaccccatggagacccacggagaccccacagagaccccacagagacccacggagacccacagagaccccacggAGACCCACGGAGACCCCAcggagacccccagagaccccacggagaccccacagagacccccgagaccccacagagacccccgagacccacagagacccacagagacccacggagaccccacagagaccccacagagacccccgagacccacagagaccccacagagacccacgGAGACCCCCGGAGACCCCCGAGACCCCAcggagacccacagagaccccacagagaccccacagagaccccacggagaccccacagagaccccgaGACCCAcggagacccccagagaccccacGGAGACCCCgcagagacccccagagacccacGGCGCGACCCACGGCGAGACCCACTAGCCAAACCCGTTGCCAAACCCCCAGCATGA
- the LOC138734988 gene encoding basic salivary proline-rich protein 3-like isoform X13: MGLGDLWVWGCGSGLPDSPVRRPPTRTRSRCWGRERGPGPPQRCDPRCGRGLRSQKEPEREGSEKQRISPWLLPPLNPEKMGVTETPPKWELPPGPAPPETPTTPHEAPGRRRRGGKTPTPNPKAAGGDRGEEPEPRARRAKRTHPPPASPSPTAATAPPPRPPSPPPAFDYEKPPECPLPPPKRPPRAPQLYEVLWGENTRLREQLQETELKLSQSRLELERLTQERRALELKAAELEEELKQARQVTPGTTGTPETHGDPRDPRDPRGPTETPQRPHGDPRRPHRDPTETHGDPQRPHGDPRRPHGDPQRPHGDPTETPETPQRPPRPTETHRDPRRPHRDPTETPETHRDPTETHGDPRRPPRPHGDPQRPHRDPTETPRRPHRDPETHGDPQRPHGDPAETPRDPRRDPRRDPLAKPVAKPPA, encoded by the exons atgggtctgggggatcTATGGGTCTGGGGCTGTGGGTCTGGGCTCCCTGACTCCCCCGTCCGTCGTCCCCCCACCAGGACCCGGAGCCGCTGTTGGGGGCGAGAGCGGGGGCCGGGCCCCCCCCAGCGCTGCGACCCCCGGTGCGGGCGGGGG CTGCGCAGCCAGAAGGAGCCGGAGCGTGAGGGCAGCGAGAAGCAACG catctccccgTGGTTGCTGCCCCCCCTGAACCCCGAGAAGATGGGGGTGACCGAGACCCCCCCAAAGTGG GAGCTgcccccaggccccgccccccccgagACCCCCAC gaccccacaCGAGGCTCCCGGACGGCGCCGCAGGGGAGGAAAG ACGCCGACCCCGAACCCCAAAGCCGCCGGCGGCGACCGCGGAGAGGAGCCGGAACCGAG GGCTCGGAGAGCGAAGAGGACGCACCCCCCGCCAG cctcccccagccccacagcggccaccgcgccccccccccgacccccctcaccccccccggCCTTCGACTACGAGAAG ccccccgAGTGCCCCCTGCCGCCCCCCAAGCgccccccccgtgccccccagcTGTACGAGGTGCTGTGGGGGGAGAACACGCGGCTGcgggagcagctgcaggagacGGAGCTGAAGCTGAGCCAGAGCCGCCTGGAGCTCGAGCGCCTCACGCag gAGCGTCGAGCGCTGGAGCTGAAGGCGGCcgagctggaggaggagctgaag CAAGCTCGCCAAGTGACCCCGGGGACCACGGGGACCCCCGAGACCCACGGGGACCCCCGAGACCCCCGAGACCCAcggggacccacagagaccccacagagaccccatggagacccacggagaccccacagagaccccacagagacccacggagacccacagagaccccacggAGACCCACGGAGACCCCAcggagacccccagagaccccacggagaccccacagagacccccgagaccccacagagacccccgagacccacagagacccacagagacccacggagaccccacagagaccccacagagacccccgagacccacagagaccccacagagacccacgGAGACCCCCGGAGACCCCCGAGACCCCAcggagacccacagagaccccacagagaccccacagagaccccacggagaccccacagagaccccgaGACCCAcggagacccccagagaccccacGGAGACCCCgcagagacccccagagacccacGGCGCGACCCACGGCGAGACCCACTAGCCAAACCCGTTGCCAAACCCCCAGCATGA
- the LOC138734988 gene encoding uncharacterized protein isoform X10 — MGLGDLWVWGCGSGLPDSPVRRPPTRTRSRCWGRERGPGPPQRCDPRCGRGLRSQKEPEREGSEKQRISPWLLPPLNPEKMGVTETPPKWAPRAAQDPDAAEPAAAPSGPGPHTRLPDGAAGEERARRAKRTHPPPASPSPTAATAPPPRPPSPPPAFDYEKPPECPLPPPKRPPRAPQLYEVLWGENTRLREQLQETELKLSQSRLELERLTQRQERIAERPALLELERFERRALELKAAELEEELKQARQVTPGTTGTPETHGDPRDPRDPRGPTETPQRPHGDPRRPHRDPTETHGDPQRPHGDPRRPHGDPQRPHGDPTETPETPQRPPRPTETHRDPRRPHRDPTETPETHRDPTETHGDPRRPPRPHGDPQRPHRDPTETPRRPHRDPETHGDPQRPHGDPAETPRDPRRDPRRDPLAKPVAKPPA; from the exons atgggtctgggggatcTATGGGTCTGGGGCTGTGGGTCTGGGCTCCCTGACTCCCCCGTCCGTCGTCCCCCCACCAGGACCCGGAGCCGCTGTTGGGGGCGAGAGCGGGGGCCGGGCCCCCCCCAGCGCTGCGACCCCCGGTGCGGGCGGGGG CTGCGCAGCCAGAAGGAGCCGGAGCGTGAGGGCAGCGAGAAGCAACG catctccccgTGGTTGCTGCCCCCCCTGAACCCCGAGAAGATGGGGGTGACCGAGACCCCCCCAAAGTGG GCCCCCCGAGCCGCGCAGGACCCGGACGCGGCCGAGCCGGCAGCCGCGCCGAGCGGCCCAG gaccccacaCGAGGCTCCCGGACGGCGCCGCAGGGGAGGAAAG GGCTCGGAGAGCGAAGAGGACGCACCCCCCGCCAG cctcccccagccccacagcggccaccgcgccccccccccgacccccctcaccccccccggCCTTCGACTACGAGAAG ccccccgAGTGCCCCCTGCCGCCCCCCAAGCgccccccccgtgccccccagcTGTACGAGGTGCTGTGGGGGGAGAACACGCGGCTGcgggagcagctgcaggagacGGAGCTGAAGCTGAGCCAGAGCCGCCTGGAGCTCGAGCGCCTCACGCag CGCCAGGAGCGAATCGCGGAGCGGCCGGCGCTGCTGGAGCTCGAGAGATTC gAGCGTCGAGCGCTGGAGCTGAAGGCGGCcgagctggaggaggagctgaag CAAGCTCGCCAAGTGACCCCGGGGACCACGGGGACCCCCGAGACCCACGGGGACCCCCGAGACCCCCGAGACCCAcggggacccacagagaccccacagagaccccatggagacccacggagaccccacagagaccccacagagacccacggagacccacagagaccccacggAGACCCACGGAGACCCCAcggagacccccagagaccccacggagaccccacagagacccccgagaccccacagagacccccgagacccacagagacccacagagacccacggagaccccacagagaccccacagagacccccgagacccacagagaccccacagagacccacgGAGACCCCCGGAGACCCCCGAGACCCCAcggagacccacagagaccccacagagaccccacagagaccccacggagaccccacagagaccccgaGACCCAcggagacccccagagaccccacGGAGACCCCgcagagacccccagagacccacGGCGCGACCCACGGCGAGACCCACTAGCCAAACCCGTTGCCAAACCCCCAGCATGA
- the LOC138734988 gene encoding basic proline-rich protein-like isoform X1 produces MGLGDLWVWGCGSGLPDSPVRRPPTRTRSRCWGRERGPGPPQRCDPRCGRGLRSQKEPEREGSEKQRISPWLLPPLNPEKMGVTETPPKWELPPGPAPPETPTPPEPRRTRTRPSRQPRRAAQDPTRGSRTAPQGRKDADPEPQSRRRRPRRGAGTEGSESEEDAPPASLPQPHSGHRAPPPTPLTPPGLRLREAPRVPPAAPQAPPPCPPAVRGAVGGEHAAAGAAAGDGAEAEPEPPGARAPHAAPGANRGAAGAAGAREIRASSAGAEGGRAGGGAEASSPSDPGDHGDPRDPRGPPRPPRPTGTHRDPTETPWRPTETPQRPHRDPRRPTETPRRPTETPRRPPETPRRPHRDPRDPTETPETHRDPQRPTETPQRPHRDPRDPQRPHRDPRRPPETPETPRRPTETPQRPHRDPTETPQRPRDPRRPPETPRRPRRDPQRPTARPTARPTSQTRCQTPSMTHARPTAKPVAGPPAGPPARARRDPQPNSSHDPRRDPQRPPRDPQRDPRPSPRWDP; encoded by the exons atgggtctgggggatcTATGGGTCTGGGGCTGTGGGTCTGGGCTCCCTGACTCCCCCGTCCGTCGTCCCCCCACCAGGACCCGGAGCCGCTGTTGGGGGCGAGAGCGGGGGCCGGGCCCCCCCCAGCGCTGCGACCCCCGGTGCGGGCGGGGG CTGCGCAGCCAGAAGGAGCCGGAGCGTGAGGGCAGCGAGAAGCAACG catctccccgTGGTTGCTGCCCCCCCTGAACCCCGAGAAGATGGGGGTGACCGAGACCCCCCCAAAGTGG GAGCTgcccccaggccccgccccccccgagACCCCCAC GCCCCCCGAGCCGCGCAGGACCCGGACGCGGCCGAGCCGGCAGCCGCGCCGAGCGGCCCAG gaccccacaCGAGGCTCCCGGACGGCGCCGCAGGGGAGGAAAG ACGCCGACCCCGAACCCCAAAGCCGCCGGCGGCGACCGCGGAGAGGAGCCGGAACCGAG GGCTCGGAGAGCGAAGAGGACGCACCCCCCGCCAG cctcccccagccccacagcggccaccgcgccccccccccgacccccctcaccccccccggCCTTCGACTACGAGAAG ccccccgAGTGCCCCCTGCCGCCCCCCAAGCgccccccccgtgccccccagcTGTACGAGGTGCTGTGGGGGGAGAACACGCGGCTGcgggagcagctgcaggagacGGAGCTGAAGCTGAGCCAGAGCCGCCTGGAGCTCGAGCGCCTCACGCag CGCCAGGAGCGAATCGCGGAGCGGCCGGCGCTGCTGGAGCTCGAGAGATTC gAGCGTCGAGCGCTGGAGCTGAAGGCGGCcgagctggaggaggagctgaag CAAGCTCGCCAAGTGACCCCGGGGACCACGGGGACCCCCGAGACCCACGGGGACCCCCGAGACCCCCGAGACCCAcggggacccacagagaccccacagagaccccatggagacccacggagaccccacagagaccccacagagacccacggagacccacagagaccccacggAGACCCACGGAGACCCCAcggagacccccagagaccccacggagaccccacagagacccccgagaccccacagagacccccgagacccacagagacccacagagacccacggagaccccacagagaccccacagagacccccgagacccacagagaccccacagagacccacgGAGACCCCCGGAGACCCCCGAGACCCCAcggagacccacagagaccccacagagaccccacagagaccccacggagaccccacagagaccccgaGACCCAcggagacccccagagaccccacGGAGACCCCgcagagacccccagagacccacGGCGCGACCCACGGCGAGACCCACTAGCCAAACCCGTTGCCAAACCCCCAGCATGACCCACGCGCGACCCACGGCCAAACCTGTAGCAGGACCCCCAGCGGGACCCCCGGCGCGAGCCCGGCGCGACCCGCAGCCAAACTCCTCGCATGACCCACGGCGCGACCCCCAGCGACCCCCCCGGGACCCACAGCGCGACCCACGGCCAAGCCCGCGGTGGGACCCATag
- the LOC138734988 gene encoding uncharacterized protein isoform X6, which yields MGLGDLWVWGCGSGLPDSPVRRPPTRTRSRCWGRERGPGPPQRCDPRCGRGLRSQKEPEREGSEKQRISPWLLPPLNPEKMGVTETPPKWELPPGPAPPETPTTPHEAPGRRRRGGKGSESEEDAPPASLPQPHSGHRAPPPTPLTPPGLRLREAPRVPPAAPQAPPPCPPAVRGAVGGEHAAAGAAAGDGAEAEPEPPGARAPHAAPGANRGAAGAAGAREIRASSAGAEGGRAGGGAEASSPSDPGDHGDPRDPRGPPRPPRPTGTHRDPTETPWRPTETPQRPHRDPRRPTETPRRPTETPRRPPETPRRPHRDPRDPTETPETHRDPQRPTETPQRPHRDPRDPQRPHRDPRRPPETPETPRRPTETPQRPHRDPTETPQRPRDPRRPPETPRRPRRDPQRPTARPTARPTSQTRCQTPSMTHARPTAKPVAGPPAGPPARARRDPQPNSSHDPRRDPQRPPRDPQRDPRPSPRWDP from the exons atgggtctgggggatcTATGGGTCTGGGGCTGTGGGTCTGGGCTCCCTGACTCCCCCGTCCGTCGTCCCCCCACCAGGACCCGGAGCCGCTGTTGGGGGCGAGAGCGGGGGCCGGGCCCCCCCCAGCGCTGCGACCCCCGGTGCGGGCGGGGG CTGCGCAGCCAGAAGGAGCCGGAGCGTGAGGGCAGCGAGAAGCAACG catctccccgTGGTTGCTGCCCCCCCTGAACCCCGAGAAGATGGGGGTGACCGAGACCCCCCCAAAGTGG GAGCTgcccccaggccccgccccccccgagACCCCCAC gaccccacaCGAGGCTCCCGGACGGCGCCGCAGGGGAGGAAAG GGCTCGGAGAGCGAAGAGGACGCACCCCCCGCCAG cctcccccagccccacagcggccaccgcgccccccccccgacccccctcaccccccccggCCTTCGACTACGAGAAG ccccccgAGTGCCCCCTGCCGCCCCCCAAGCgccccccccgtgccccccagcTGTACGAGGTGCTGTGGGGGGAGAACACGCGGCTGcgggagcagctgcaggagacGGAGCTGAAGCTGAGCCAGAGCCGCCTGGAGCTCGAGCGCCTCACGCag CGCCAGGAGCGAATCGCGGAGCGGCCGGCGCTGCTGGAGCTCGAGAGATTC gAGCGTCGAGCGCTGGAGCTGAAGGCGGCcgagctggaggaggagctgaag CAAGCTCGCCAAGTGACCCCGGGGACCACGGGGACCCCCGAGACCCACGGGGACCCCCGAGACCCCCGAGACCCAcggggacccacagagaccccacagagaccccatggagacccacggagaccccacagagaccccacagagacccacggagacccacagagaccccacggAGACCCACGGAGACCCCAcggagacccccagagaccccacggagaccccacagagacccccgagaccccacagagacccccgagacccacagagacccacagagacccacggagaccccacagagaccccacagagacccccgagacccacagagaccccacagagacccacgGAGACCCCCGGAGACCCCCGAGACCCCAcggagacccacagagaccccacagagaccccacagagaccccacggagaccccacagagaccccgaGACCCAcggagacccccagagaccccacGGAGACCCCgcagagacccccagagacccacGGCGCGACCCACGGCGAGACCCACTAGCCAAACCCGTTGCCAAACCCCCAGCATGACCCACGCGCGACCCACGGCCAAACCTGTAGCAGGACCCCCAGCGGGACCCCCGGCGCGAGCCCGGCGCGACCCGCAGCCAAACTCCTCGCATGACCCACGGCGCGACCCCCAGCGACCCCCCCGGGACCCACAGCGCGACCCACGGCCAAGCCCGCGGTGGGACCCATag
- the LOC138734988 gene encoding basic proline-rich protein-like isoform X2, with translation MGLGDLWVWGCGSGLPDSPVRRPPTRTRSRCWGRERGPGPPQRCDPRQKEPEREGSEKQRISPWLLPPLNPEKMGVTETPPKWELPPGPAPPETPTPPEPRRTRTRPSRQPRRAAQDPTRGSRTAPQGRKDADPEPQSRRRRPRRGAGTEGSESEEDAPPASLPQPHSGHRAPPPTPLTPPGLRLREAPRVPPAAPQAPPPCPPAVRGAVGGEHAAAGAAAGDGAEAEPEPPGARAPHAAPGANRGAAGAAGAREIRASSAGAEGGRAGGGAEASSPSDPGDHGDPRDPRGPPRPPRPTGTHRDPTETPWRPTETPQRPHRDPRRPTETPRRPTETPRRPPETPRRPHRDPRDPTETPETHRDPQRPTETPQRPHRDPRDPQRPHRDPRRPPETPETPRRPTETPQRPHRDPTETPQRPRDPRRPPETPRRPRRDPQRPTARPTARPTSQTRCQTPSMTHARPTAKPVAGPPAGPPARARRDPQPNSSHDPRRDPQRPPRDPQRDPRPSPRWDP, from the exons atgggtctgggggatcTATGGGTCTGGGGCTGTGGGTCTGGGCTCCCTGACTCCCCCGTCCGTCGTCCCCCCACCAGGACCCGGAGCCGCTGTTGGGGGCGAGAGCGGGGGCCGGGCCCCCCCCAGCGCTGCGACCCCCG CCAGAAGGAGCCGGAGCGTGAGGGCAGCGAGAAGCAACG catctccccgTGGTTGCTGCCCCCCCTGAACCCCGAGAAGATGGGGGTGACCGAGACCCCCCCAAAGTGG GAGCTgcccccaggccccgccccccccgagACCCCCAC GCCCCCCGAGCCGCGCAGGACCCGGACGCGGCCGAGCCGGCAGCCGCGCCGAGCGGCCCAG gaccccacaCGAGGCTCCCGGACGGCGCCGCAGGGGAGGAAAG ACGCCGACCCCGAACCCCAAAGCCGCCGGCGGCGACCGCGGAGAGGAGCCGGAACCGAG GGCTCGGAGAGCGAAGAGGACGCACCCCCCGCCAG cctcccccagccccacagcggccaccgcgccccccccccgacccccctcaccccccccggCCTTCGACTACGAGAAG ccccccgAGTGCCCCCTGCCGCCCCCCAAGCgccccccccgtgccccccagcTGTACGAGGTGCTGTGGGGGGAGAACACGCGGCTGcgggagcagctgcaggagacGGAGCTGAAGCTGAGCCAGAGCCGCCTGGAGCTCGAGCGCCTCACGCag CGCCAGGAGCGAATCGCGGAGCGGCCGGCGCTGCTGGAGCTCGAGAGATTC gAGCGTCGAGCGCTGGAGCTGAAGGCGGCcgagctggaggaggagctgaag CAAGCTCGCCAAGTGACCCCGGGGACCACGGGGACCCCCGAGACCCACGGGGACCCCCGAGACCCCCGAGACCCAcggggacccacagagaccccacagagaccccatggagacccacggagaccccacagagaccccacagagacccacggagacccacagagaccccacggAGACCCACGGAGACCCCAcggagacccccagagaccccacggagaccccacagagacccccgagaccccacagagacccccgagacccacagagacccacagagacccacggagaccccacagagaccccacagagacccccgagacccacagagaccccacagagacccacgGAGACCCCCGGAGACCCCCGAGACCCCAcggagacccacagagaccccacagagaccccacagagaccccacggagaccccacagagaccccgaGACCCAcggagacccccagagaccccacGGAGACCCCgcagagacccccagagacccacGGCGCGACCCACGGCGAGACCCACTAGCCAAACCCGTTGCCAAACCCCCAGCATGACCCACGCGCGACCCACGGCCAAACCTGTAGCAGGACCCCCAGCGGGACCCCCGGCGCGAGCCCGGCGCGACCCGCAGCCAAACTCCTCGCATGACCCACGGCGCGACCCCCAGCGACCCCCCCGGGACCCACAGCGCGACCCACGGCCAAGCCCGCGGTGGGACCCATag
- the LOC138734988 gene encoding basic salivary proline-rich protein 3-like isoform X14, giving the protein MGLGDLWVWGCGSGLPDSPVRRPPTRTRSRCWGRERGPGPPQRCDPRCGRGLRSQKEPEREGSEKQRISPWLLPPLNPEKMGVTETPPKWELPPGPAPPETPTPPEPRRTRTRPSRQPRRAAQDPTRGSRTAPQGRKDADPEPQSRRRRPRRGAGTEGSESEEDAPPASLPQPHSGHRAPPPTPLTPPGLRLREGASSAGAEGGRAGGGAEGSGRSPRRQPAAAGRERGADPRRQQARQVTPGTTGTPETHGDPRDPRDPRGPTETPQRPHGDPRRPHRDPTETHGDPQRPHGDPRRPHGDPQRPHGDPTETPETPQRPPRPTETHRDPRRPHRDPTETPETHRDPTETHGDPRRPPRPHGDPQRPHRDPTETPRRPHRDPETHGDPQRPHGDPAETPRDPRRDPRRDPLAKPVAKPPA; this is encoded by the exons atgggtctgggggatcTATGGGTCTGGGGCTGTGGGTCTGGGCTCCCTGACTCCCCCGTCCGTCGTCCCCCCACCAGGACCCGGAGCCGCTGTTGGGGGCGAGAGCGGGGGCCGGGCCCCCCCCAGCGCTGCGACCCCCGGTGCGGGCGGGGG CTGCGCAGCCAGAAGGAGCCGGAGCGTGAGGGCAGCGAGAAGCAACG catctccccgTGGTTGCTGCCCCCCCTGAACCCCGAGAAGATGGGGGTGACCGAGACCCCCCCAAAGTGG GAGCTgcccccaggccccgccccccccgagACCCCCAC GCCCCCCGAGCCGCGCAGGACCCGGACGCGGCCGAGCCGGCAGCCGCGCCGAGCGGCCCAG gaccccacaCGAGGCTCCCGGACGGCGCCGCAGGGGAGGAAAG ACGCCGACCCCGAACCCCAAAGCCGCCGGCGGCGACCGCGGAGAGGAGCCGGAACCGAG GGCTCGGAGAGCGAAGAGGACGCACCCCCCGCCAG cctcccccagccccacagcggccaccgcgccccccccccgacccccctcaccccccccggCCTTCGACTACGAGAAG gAGCGTCGAGCGCTGGAGCTGAAGGCGGCcgagctggaggaggagctgaag gcTCTGGCCGATCTCCGCGCCGACAACCAGCGGCTGCGGGACGAGAACGCGGCGCTGATCCGCGTCGTCAGCAAGCTCGCCAAGTGACCCCGGGGACCACGGGGACCCCCGAGACCCACGGGGACCCCCGAGACCCCCGAGACCCAcggggacccacagagaccccacagagaccccatggagacccacggagaccccacagagaccccacagagacccacggagacccacagagaccccacggAGACCCACGGAGACCCCAcggagacccccagagaccccacggagaccccacagagacccccgagaccccacagagacccccgagacccacagagacccacagagacccacggagaccccacagagaccccacagagacccccgagacccacagagaccccacagagacccacgGAGACCCCCGGAGACCCCCGAGACCCCAcggagacccacagagaccccacagagaccccacagagaccccacggagaccccacagagaccccgaGACCCAcggagacccccagagaccccacGGAGACCCCgcagagacccccagagacccacGGCGCGACCCACGGCGAGACCCACTAGCCAAACCCGTTGCCAAACCCCCAGCATGA